gaattagaggctgcagtgagttatgattgcatcactgcactccagcctggatgacagagcaagactctgactcaaaacaagaaaaaaaattaaagatttaaaaaaaaaaacaaaattaaaaaattaaaataagatattattgtgataaatatatataataaactttTGCCAAGCAACAAAAATGGAAACTCAatagaaagatggaaaaaatacatCATAGTTACAACTGTTAGTAGAATCCTTGGATTGATGGAAGGTCACGCATAGATACCCTGGTGTAATTCAGACAGAATTTTCTTAcctaaaaaatagcaaaaagtaATGCTACACATTGGTAAGACCAAAATCCTTATCCCAAACAGAGAAAAATGTGAGCTTTTGGACcccaaaattaattatttaaaataatttagtattaTTAGCAACAGTGAAGAGTAAGATGTAGAAGGTACAAAAGTAATACTATTTCTCTTTATGTctctttctttggttttcatAGAACCACAGTAGAATATTAAAGATAATCATCTTTCTGTACTGATCAATGGAATGTGGGTGaccatatttattaatttttattgccaattttctttcactttatataccaaaatattttccaagggAGCCCTCAAGAAGAGAAAGTGAATCTGAACCTCTACCataggaaatgaaaggaaatttgactaggaaaaagtattttaaataaacaaataaatattttaaaaaacagtattgtGAAAGGTCAAATAAAATATTGGGttactattttaaagaaaaaatccaGCAAATATATTAAGCTATTGAAAACTGTCTTGTCCATGGTTATGAAACCAAGGAACaaacatattaagaaaaaaagataagaagaaCGACAACAACAGAAAAGTGGAATTCTACAGAGAAATTCCATATGGCTATCCCCTTATGCTGCAGGTGCAGAGAGACCTCCTGTTTATTCTCACGACAATCCTTCTCAGCACCCAGGGGACAGTTTCTCTCAGGTTTTTATGTCTAGAGATCTGCAGCTCATTGGAAGGCAGGCAGATTTTCAGAGAGGAAAAGATTTTTGAAGATAATTTATGCTGCAATCCCAACATCAACcatcacttcaaatatttttctatttataatcaCTGGGAGTATAAATCTGAAAAGCTCTTTTACCTGTGATTCTGAACTCTCAATCCGGGTGAGAGAATAGAATAGGAGACAGGTTGGGAAGCTGCTCGTATTTTTTATCTGTTAATGAGTGACCTGACTGCTTGCGAGTATTAAAGTTAGATGCCCAGGATTTAGAGCTGGTTTCCTATTTTTATGATGGAGTCTTCATTGTAGTTGTAGATTATGAAAGCATTTTGTTTTCCGCACTTTTATTGCCATATCTCCTTCTCTATTCAACATGCCTGGCTCTCTAGATATTCGCTAAAGCAAATCTGAAATCCCTAAATATTGAAATTGCAGTGAAAGAAATATTTTCGTACAGAGAAGTTGGCTAAACAACATTCTTTAAACGTTAGGaaaatgttgttttattatttattattttttaaattttctttttaccaaATAGATTTttgatacaattttattttatgggtCAGAGaaccaaaaataatattttatctatcatttgtacttttaaaagacatggtaaaagttttgaaaaatatgcaACATACATGGCTATCAAATAAAGCTACTTTAAATTGTTTGGAGGCAGTCCTTCATGGAGGTGTGGTAAAGGTTAGATAATCTCTCAAAATTTCCTCTAGCTGTAAAGCCAAATATCCTATGGGCTCCCTAGAGATGTTTCctagttcattattttttttaactttagtcaCACCAaatccttttcttctctcatcaGCAATTTTTCAACCTCGAATTATTCCCCATTTATAGGAAACACTCTAATGTCTGCATCTTTCTTCTGATTTCCTATTGGTTCTTATTCTTTTCTAAGTGCCTGCCATTTCTATGGATTTCCCACACATTCTTGCTTCTTTTCTCCTAATATGCAAAAGTTAATCCACTACATTTGTACAAGAAAGGAACAAACAGGAAGCTATTTCACAAAATTATGTCTGCTTTTGTCAGTGCACCTATAGAAGATAATCCCAAGTACTTTGCAAATAATGTTAgaaaaaaccttcaaaatatatttctgccTTTCAGTAAACAGTATAAATTTAGTCAAATATTAAACCTCATTATAATTATCTTACTTATAATCCCTCATGTGTTTTAACAGTTACTgaaaaaattctattatttcaattctgcaaaagaaagaaaaatgaatacatttctttcatagaaaatggaaattttatctGATGGAAAGAAGGGGCAAatagagaaaacacattttacaaatgaaaaaggcTAGAAATGTGTGGCAACTTTGGAGAGAACTGGTATGAAGCCAACAGACCTCTGGGTTGATGGAGGAGAACCTGACTGTCAGTGTCACATTGATGAaactagaagaaaagagaaaattcactTGGATACAATGTTTCTTCACATCTAAAAAGTGAGCTTATTtcaggcaaaataaaaataagacttaaGAAAATGCATCACAAGAGAAGACAGAACTTTCAGTGGTCTAAATTCTTAGATACTTTAGAAGAAGACACTATTGGGTAAAATGAAGGAAGAATTGTTGAGTCTATTGGAAGAGTTTTTCTTATTCAGAGATTCAGGggtgtgaaaaaggaaaaagtctcAGTGCAACTGGAAACTAAAGGAACAATAACATTTGTCATCAAGTAAGTAATTTGggatttactttgaaaaaatttaaaggcTTAGGTAGAAGAAACTAAGCACATTATCTGATATAGCAGTGATAAAACTTCAAATATACCTCAGGCTAATATTTGAttgatgtattattttttcctttcccagtAGAGCTCCATGACATTGCCAGAGATGTGGGTTAGAAAGAGATCAGTAAGAGAACATCTCCAGCCTCATCTACGTTCTAAGATGAGAACAAAATAATTACTACTATTTTAAAGAGGTTTTTATATCTCTTTAAAGACTTTGTGATTATAATGAGTTCATTTTTATCTTCCTCTCTTAAGTCAAAAAATTTCAGGAGCCATTTTCCTGGGTCAAGAGATATCCAAGTGGTGGTGCACTTAAAAACTGCCCCCTATTAACGCTGACTTGGGATAGGAAAGGAAAGTTGTAACAGAATACGGATGTATTCTTCTCAACCAGAGAAGATGTAAGTTAGCAACATGTTCTAAATCCCCAGAAGAAAGAAATACGTTAAtgataaacttaattttaaaaagtggttaagTCATAGTCCATAATATGCATGAATCCTTAATATTGAAGAGACCAACAGCTAAGCTTCTATACAACTTCTGAGGTTTGGAAGAAGTACAACAGTACTCTCCTTCCAAGTATCTTTGGCTTGGTGAGAAAATTCTGAGCCGGAAGGATTCTGATTGCGATTAGTGTTCCATagattattttgtcttttgtctgaAGTGATGCTGAATACAACCTCAGTCACCGAATTTCTCCTCTTGGGAGTGACAGACATTCAAGAACTGCAGCCTTTTCTCTTCGTGGTTTTCCTCACCATCTACTTCATCAGTGTGACTGGGAATGGAGCCGTTCTGATGATTGTCATCTCCGATCCTAGACTCCATTCCCTTATGTATTTCTTCCTGGGAAACCTGTCCTACCTGGATATCTGTTACTCTACGGTGACACTGCCAAAAATGCTGCAGAACTTTCTCTCTACACACAAAGCAATTTCTTTCTTGGGATGCATAAGCCAGCTTCATTTCTTCCACTTCCTGGGCAGCACGGAGTCCATGTTGTTCGCCGTGATGGCATTTGACCTCTCTGTGGCTATCTGCAAGCCACTTCGCTACACTGTCATCATGAACCCTCAGCTCTGTACCCAGATGGCCATCACAATCTGGGTCATTGGTTTTTTCCATGCCCTGCTGCACTCCGTAATGACTTCTCGCTTGAACTTCTGTGGTTCCAACCGTATCCATCATTTTCTCTGTGATATTAAGCCATTGCTAAAGCTGGCCTGTGGGAACACTGAGCTTAATCAGTGGCTACTCAGTACTGTCACGGGGACAATTGCCATGGGCCCCTTCTTTCTGACACTTCTCTCCTATTTCTACATTATCACTTATCTCTTCTTCAAGACCCGTTCTTGTAGCATGCTCTGTAAAGCACTGTCCACTTGTGCCTCCCACTTCATGGTAGTTATTCTTTTCTATGCACCTGTTCTTTTCACCTATATCCATCCTGCGTTAGAGAGCTTCATGGACCAGGACCGGATTGTTGCCATCATGTACACTGTGGTCACTCCTGTACTAAACCCACTGATCTATACTTTGAGGAACAAGGAAGTGAAGGGGGCCTTGGGTAGAGTGATCAGAAGGCTTTGATTTGAATAAACCAGAGAACTCTACTGAGGCATAAATAACCAGCAATGAAAAAGTAGAGATGTGTAATTTTACTGCTTCTCAGATGGTTTATAAGTGTAAAATAGAGGCAactggataaaagaaaaaaaagtccaatcTAGTTGTAGTAAACAATACATTTCTAAGTAATATGAGGAATACTTGAAAATGCAAGACACTAGCCATGGAACCCTAATGCTGAAAATTTTTTGGAATATCAGTTGATGTAATTGACTTATTATGTATTCTAACATGTACTTGTATGCAATTGCATGTAGAATTTTGCCTATATTGCCCATGTATTGTATAGATAGATGATATTTAGGACTGTTTGTCTGTGAGATCCTTTTAGTTTAACACATTTTAGTCTgatcaataaaattattatgcttttttattttaaggattGTCATGTAGGGCTATGTTTATTCAATTGGAAAAGTAAATGCTAACTtgcatattatttaaataaattttaaagaggtATGTCATGATTTCTTTTCAGTTCggttggtttttgttcttttaatggtGATTCAAAATGCAAAAGACATAGAAAGATGTCAAATGTTTCTCCCCATCTCTGCCCTCCGTCACTGACTTACTCTTCATATACAATCAATTTAATCAGTTGTTATCTGTCCTCACAGAGATCCTTTATGCTACACAgtcaaatacaaatattttctttaaaaaagaatggcAATGAACAATACATGTTATATGAGCAAACCAATGTTGAGGGCAATGTGTATCTTGGAGATCTTTCCCTATTAGAACATAgagcttctttatttttttaacatgcaTGGTATATGCCACTTTGTTCATGTATTATATTTGATAGATCAGTCTCCTATCATTGGACATCTATGTTATTTCCAATCATATGTTGCAGTGTATAATCTTGTGTACACGTCATTCTATATATGTGCAAGTCTATTTGTAGGACAAACTTCCAGACATGGAAATGTTAGGTCAAGAGATATCGTTATTGTAATTCAGATAGATACTGCCAAATTGCCCTCCCCAGAGGTTATAAAAAATTTCATCACCACTTGCAATGTAAAAGTGTTTAGATTTTACACTACATTGAATATGAATAATGCCAATGACTTATTTTGTAGATGCTTCCCTGAAAATATTCTACTTTTACAGCCTGGTTATGTAAAAAATGACATCCTAAAGACACTTTCCATAACATGGAAGTCTGCATAATTCTGCCATTGTTATAGAAAGTTTTCAGACTATTTGAAGCCCAAGCAAGATGGCAACTGGGAGAAAGGAAAAGCTAAGATTACAGCAATTCTTGTCATTGTTAGCTGGCACACAGGCAACATGAAGTGTTTTCCCCTACTTCAGcataaaatacttaaaactttCCTCTTACTACACCAACAGTTATTCATGTGAAAAATTAATCAATtgtgttgtttattattttaatcaaaaaaaGCTCTACAGGTGTTAGATTTATGAAAGTCCTGCACAAAATAAAGGAAAGGTGCCCTAAAAGACCCACCGTTTAACTAAAGAAAATGAATCTCACACAGAGGACATGCTGCAGAGAGAATGAGCTACTGAAACACACTagaatgtttc
This DNA window, taken from Homo sapiens chromosome 6 genomic scaffold, GRCh38.p14 alternate locus group ALT_REF_LOCI_5 HSCHR6_MHC_MCF_CTG1, encodes the following:
- the OR12D2 gene encoding olfactory receptor 12D2 (The RefSeq protein has 1 substitution compared to this genomic sequence); its protein translation is MLNTTSVTEFLLLGVTDIQELQPFLFVVFLTIYFISVTGNGAVLMIVISDPRLHSLMYFFLGNLSYLDICYSTVTLPKMLQNFLSTHKAISFLGCISQLHFFHSLGSTESMLFAVMAFDLSVAICKPLRYTVIMNPQLCTQMAITIWVIGFFHALLHSVMTSRLNFCGSNRIHHFLCDIKPLLKLACGNTELNQWLLSTVTGTIAMGPFFLTLLSYFYIITYLFFKTRSCSMLCKALSTCASHFMVVILFYAPVLFTYIHPALESFMDQDRIVAIMYTVVTPVLNPLIYTLRNKEVKGALGRVIRRL